A genomic segment from Deltaproteobacteria bacterium encodes:
- a CDS encoding HAD-IA family hydrolase, whose translation MTSPDPAPTPKAVFLDAAGTLFESVKPVAVTYAELARQYGKDVPSEEVSRRFRECFAGAPPMAFPEADAPRLEALERGWWHDVVWNVFETTGPFPRFDDYFAALFAYFARADSWMLFDDAETALKGLRARGFILVMISNFDSRVLKIIRGLGIADYFDSVFISSSAGFAKPAAGIFQLALERHGIVPHEAVHVGDSPETDVEGARNAGVRPVLLDRNGGLESDGTARIRGLGELMSLL comes from the coding sequence ATGACATCCCCCGACCCGGCCCCGACACCCAAGGCGGTCTTCCTGGACGCCGCCGGAACCCTGTTCGAGTCCGTCAAGCCCGTCGCCGTGACCTACGCGGAGCTGGCGCGGCAGTACGGCAAGGACGTGCCCTCCGAGGAGGTGTCGCGGCGCTTCCGCGAGTGCTTCGCCGGCGCCCCGCCCATGGCCTTCCCGGAGGCCGACGCGCCGCGCCTGGAGGCGCTGGAGCGCGGCTGGTGGCACGACGTGGTCTGGAACGTGTTCGAAACCACCGGACCGTTCCCGCGCTTCGACGACTATTTCGCCGCGCTGTTCGCGTACTTTGCCCGCGCCGATTCCTGGATGCTCTTCGACGACGCGGAGACGGCCCTGAAAGGGCTCAGGGCGCGCGGCTTCATCCTCGTGATGATCTCGAACTTCGACTCGCGGGTGCTGAAGATCATCCGCGGCCTGGGCATCGCGGACTACTTCGACTCGGTGTTCATCTCCAGCAGCGCGGGGTTCGCCAAGCCCGCGGCGGGCATTTTTCAGCTCGCGCTGGAGCGCCACGGGATCGTCCCGCACGAGGCCGTGCACGTGGGCGACAGCCCCGAGACGGACGTGGAGGGCGCGCGCAACGCCGGTGTCCGGCCCGTGCTGCTGGATCGGAACGGCGGGCTGGAAAGCGACGGCACCGCGCGCATCCGCGGCCTCGGCGAGTTGATGAGCCTGCTGTAG